Proteins encoded in a region of the Bacillus methanolicus genome:
- the tnpB gene encoding IS66 family insertion sequence element accessory protein TnpB (TnpB, as the term is used for proteins encoded by IS66 family insertion elements, is considered an accessory protein, since TnpC, encoded by a neighboring gene, is a DDE family transposase.) yields the protein MLNETMIANVYLARGSTDLRKSIDGLAALVKEGFDLDPFSPSYFVFCNRNRDKLKILHWEHNGFWLYYRRLERGKFQWPTEESDVPLKLSRRQFRWLLDGLPLEQRQAHPEVTARTVI from the coding sequence ATGTTAAACGAAACAATGATCGCGAATGTTTACCTCGCCCGAGGGAGTACAGATTTGCGCAAATCCATTGATGGATTGGCTGCGTTGGTGAAAGAAGGGTTTGATCTAGACCCCTTTTCGCCTAGCTACTTTGTCTTTTGTAATCGTAATCGGGATAAACTGAAAATCCTTCATTGGGAGCACAATGGCTTTTGGCTCTATTATAGACGTTTAGAGCGCGGAAAATTTCAATGGCCAACGGAAGAAAGTGATGTACCGCTAAAATTAAGCCGCCGCCAGTTCCGTTGGTTACTTGATGGACTTCCACTTGAACAGCGCCAGGCTCATCCTGAAGTTACCGCGAGGACAGTCATATAA
- the tnpC gene encoding IS66 family transposase, which produces MKKTTKTPTQPTENLQKRCESLEKQVAELTVKLKWYEEQFRLSQKRRFGSSSEKTHSDQLELSLFNEAEVEAASNLEEPASETITYRRRKKRGQRETMLEDLPTETVEYRLSAEDQVCSCCGGSLHEMSTEVRQEIKVIPAEVKVVKHVRYVYACRRCEREEIHTPIVTASMPAPVYPGSLASPSSMAYVMSQKYVEGLPLYRQEKQFERFGFTLSRQTMANWMIYGADQWLRLIYDRMKDHLLKQEILHADETTLQVLHEPGRKATSTSYMWLYRTGREGPPITLYDYQQTRGKEHPRKFLNGFKGYLHVDGYSGYQGVPHVTLVGCWAHARRKFDEALKVLPASKQSASVAAKEGLNFCNQLFAIERDLKDSTPEERHKSRLERSQPVLDAFSAWLKTQRSKVLPKSALGQAIQYCLNQWDKLVGFLKDGRLEIDNNRSERSIKPFVIGRKNWLFANTTRGAQASATIYSIIETAKENDLNPFTYLTYLFEKLPNMDTKDKDALDQLMPWSSTIPLVFRVFKKNT; this is translated from the coding sequence ATGAAAAAGACAACGAAAACACCCACCCAACCAACTGAAAATCTTCAAAAACGATGTGAATCCCTTGAAAAGCAAGTCGCTGAACTGACTGTAAAACTAAAATGGTATGAGGAACAGTTTCGCCTCAGCCAAAAAAGACGATTCGGCTCTTCAAGTGAAAAAACACATTCCGATCAACTAGAGCTTTCGCTCTTTAATGAAGCAGAGGTAGAAGCAGCCTCCAATTTAGAGGAGCCTGCTTCTGAAACCATTACCTACCGTCGTCGTAAAAAACGTGGTCAACGTGAAACGATGCTAGAAGACCTGCCTACGGAAACGGTTGAATACCGCCTTTCCGCAGAAGATCAGGTCTGTTCGTGCTGCGGTGGATCTTTACATGAAATGAGCACGGAAGTGCGTCAAGAAATCAAAGTCATTCCAGCTGAAGTAAAAGTGGTTAAGCATGTCCGTTATGTCTACGCCTGTCGCCGTTGTGAACGTGAGGAGATCCATACACCGATTGTCACAGCGTCTATGCCGGCACCTGTCTATCCGGGCAGTTTAGCTTCTCCTTCAAGTATGGCGTATGTGATGAGTCAAAAATATGTGGAAGGGCTGCCTCTTTATCGCCAGGAAAAGCAGTTTGAGCGATTTGGGTTTACATTATCCCGGCAGACGATGGCGAACTGGATGATCTATGGCGCAGATCAGTGGTTACGTTTAATTTATGATCGGATGAAGGATCATTTACTTAAACAGGAGATTCTCCATGCGGATGAAACCACTTTGCAGGTGCTCCATGAACCAGGTCGAAAGGCAACATCCACTTCTTATATGTGGCTTTATCGCACTGGAAGAGAAGGTCCGCCGATTACTCTTTATGATTACCAACAGACACGGGGAAAGGAACATCCTCGCAAATTTCTGAATGGTTTCAAGGGCTACCTTCATGTGGATGGCTACTCTGGTTATCAAGGGGTGCCTCATGTGACCCTGGTAGGTTGCTGGGCGCATGCAAGGCGTAAGTTTGATGAGGCCTTAAAGGTTTTACCGGCTTCAAAACAATCCGCTTCGGTAGCTGCCAAGGAAGGGCTCAATTTCTGTAACCAACTTTTTGCGATTGAGCGTGACTTAAAGGATTCAACTCCTGAAGAACGCCATAAAAGTCGTTTGGAACGCAGCCAGCCAGTGCTGGATGCTTTTTCAGCATGGCTAAAAACGCAAAGGTCAAAAGTCCTCCCAAAAAGCGCCCTTGGCCAGGCAATCCAATATTGCCTGAACCAATGGGATAAATTAGTGGGCTTTTTAAAAGATGGTCGGTTAGAAATCGATAATAACCGTAGCGAACGTTCAATCAAACCATTTGTAATTGGCCGCAAAAATTGGTTGTTTGCCAACACCACACGGGGCGCTCAAGCCAGTGCAACGATTTACAGTATTATTGAGACAGCTAAAGAGAATGACTTAAATCCATTTACCTATCTCACCTATCTTTTTGAGAAACTACCAAACATGGATACTAAAGATAAAGATGCCTTGGATCAATTAATGCCTTGGTCATCAACGATCCCATTAGTTTTTCGAGTGTTTAAAAAGAATACTTAA
- a CDS encoding sporulation protein, which produces MLKKFLAKLGKGAATVDLQIENRPYEINEVVQGEVILKGGEVDQKINQLAVKFMMIVTTKNGQSISREVEMVPLTGSFVISKKEEKRFPFHYRIPPTLPLSRGPVSYYFDTHLDIEGGVDRTDIDYVTIGASKEIQSIFNALSRLGFREKSTSGKLDAYGQEFEFFPTQLFAGQINELEIRFAYVETGIQVWMEVDCRSGYGEIEAKREFVLSKELLENEDKLVSSLKEYIVEIVQQPELYRQPFSYVHQLYHKSGISGSIGSMVGGMAMGVLGGMLLNEMMDSFGVDEMLEDATESLGLDEEDFDLAGMDFGDFTDDED; this is translated from the coding sequence ATGCTCAAGAAATTCTTAGCGAAATTAGGTAAGGGAGCTGCGACAGTAGATTTACAAATTGAAAATCGTCCTTATGAAATTAATGAAGTTGTACAAGGAGAGGTTATTTTAAAGGGGGGCGAAGTAGATCAAAAGATTAATCAGCTTGCAGTTAAGTTTATGATGATTGTTACAACAAAGAATGGCCAATCTATTTCACGTGAAGTTGAAATGGTACCATTAACCGGATCGTTTGTTATTTCAAAAAAGGAAGAAAAACGTTTTCCATTTCATTATCGTATACCACCAACTCTTCCGTTATCAAGAGGGCCTGTTTCTTATTACTTTGATACCCATCTTGATATTGAGGGAGGCGTTGATCGGACAGATATTGATTATGTTACAATTGGAGCATCGAAAGAAATTCAATCCATTTTTAATGCTCTTTCCCGTCTAGGTTTCCGAGAAAAATCTACTTCAGGAAAGCTTGATGCATATGGTCAAGAGTTTGAGTTTTTTCCTACGCAGTTATTTGCGGGCCAAATCAATGAATTAGAAATCCGCTTTGCTTATGTTGAAACAGGAATCCAAGTTTGGATGGAAGTTGATTGTCGGTCTGGCTACGGAGAAATTGAAGCAAAACGAGAGTTTGTTTTGTCAAAAGAATTACTAGAGAATGAAGATAAGTTAGTTTCCTCTCTCAAAGAGTATATTGTAGAAATAGTCCAACAACCGGAATTGTATAGACAACCATTTTCCTATGTTCATCAACTTTATCACAAAAGCGGTATATCGGGTAGCATTGGAAGCATGGTTGGAGGAATGGCGATGGGTGTCTTGGGTGGTATGTTATTAAATGAAATGATGGATAGCTTCGGTGTAGATGAAATGTTAGAAGATGCGACAGAGTCCTTAGGTTTAGATGAAGAGGATTTTGATTTAGCAGGTATGGATTTTGGTGATTTTACTGATGATGAGGACTAA
- a CDS encoding MerR family transcriptional regulator — translation MGELAELANVTKRTIDYYTNLGLLKAERTASNYRYYSQEALEDLRFIEACKKQQLTLQEIKEALVRRKQGKQTDIVNQANDIANQIHHLKEKIEDLLPLIENLNEKERKHITKRLSPESITLIQTLLMLLG, via the coding sequence ATTGGCGAACTTGCAGAATTGGCGAATGTTACAAAGCGTACCATCGATTATTACACAAATTTAGGATTACTAAAAGCAGAACGTACTGCTTCTAATTATCGTTATTACTCTCAAGAAGCATTAGAAGATTTAAGGTTTATCGAAGCCTGTAAAAAGCAACAACTAACCTTGCAGGAAATCAAAGAAGCACTTGTAAGGAGAAAACAAGGAAAGCAGACTGACATTGTTAATCAAGCAAATGATATAGCAAATCAAATTCATCACTTAAAAGAAAAAATTGAAGATTTATTGCCTTTAATTGAAAATCTTAATGAAAAAGAACGAAAACACATTACAAAAAGGCTGTCACCTGAAAGTATAACACTCATTCAAACTTTACTCATGTTATTAGGTTAA
- a CDS encoding zinc metallopeptidase produces MFFHPMDFLILIAFGLSIWAQFKVKGNFNKWSEVPTRSGLTGAEVARRILDRNGLHHVPVEVVPGTLTDHYDPLSRVVRLSEPVYYGSSIASISVAAHEVGHAIQHQQSYGALVLRHRMFPLVNFTSGIAPFLLLGGFLFQSLSLIGIGIIFFSAAVAFQLITLPVEFNASSRAKNLMLAEGIMYNEEEKGVNKVLNAAALTYVAAALISVLELIKYVMIFFQGQGQTEEE; encoded by the coding sequence ATGTTTTTTCATCCAATGGATTTCTTGATTCTTATTGCATTTGGACTTTCGATTTGGGCACAATTCAAAGTAAAAGGAAATTTCAATAAGTGGTCAGAGGTACCAACACGTTCTGGGTTAACCGGTGCTGAGGTGGCAAGACGCATTCTCGATCGGAATGGCTTGCATCATGTTCCTGTTGAAGTAGTTCCAGGTACTTTAACAGACCATTATGATCCGCTTAGTCGTGTTGTTCGTTTATCTGAACCCGTTTACTACGGATCATCCATTGCTTCGATTTCTGTTGCTGCTCACGAAGTTGGTCATGCGATTCAACACCAGCAATCTTACGGAGCATTAGTCTTACGCCACCGTATGTTCCCGTTAGTGAACTTTACATCCGGAATTGCTCCATTTTTGTTGTTAGGCGGATTTTTATTCCAAAGCCTCTCACTGATCGGTATTGGAATTATCTTTTTCTCAGCAGCTGTTGCCTTCCAATTAATTACTCTGCCTGTTGAGTTTAATGCCAGCTCAAGGGCTAAAAATTTAATGTTGGCTGAAGGAATTATGTATAATGAAGAGGAAAAAGGCGTTAATAAAGTGTTAAATGCTGCTGCTTTAACATATGTAGCCGCTGCTTTAATTTCCGTCTTAGAGTTAATCAAATATGTCATGATTTTCTTCCAGGGACAAGGACAAACAGAAGAAGAGTAA
- a CDS encoding hemolysin family protein, with product MEIVNLILVAILIGLTAFFVASEFAMVKIRSTRIDQLVAEGNKNAIAAKKIISNLDEYLSACQLGITVTALGLGWLGEPTVEHLLHPLFEKLNLDESLVSILSFTFAFVLITFLHVVVGELAPKTFAIQKAESITMLCARPLMFFYKVMYPFIWALNGSARAFTKLFGFKPASEHEVAHSEEELRIILSESYERGEINQSEFKYVNNIFEFDDRLAKEIMVPRTEIVSVSKDDTIEDFLKMAKHEKFTRYPVALEGDKDHIIGLVNIKEVLTDCIHGMDIKEKTIESYTKPIIQVIESIPIHNLLLKMQKERIHMAILMDEYGGTAGLVTVEDILEEIVGEIQDEFDIDEVPEVQKVQENHYIFDSKVLIDEVNDLLGTNIEEEDMDTIGGWMLTQNFDLEKGESVVFGGYEFKVLEREEHYIKRIEVFPTKVDPEVLQETEITS from the coding sequence GTGGAAATAGTTAACCTGATATTAGTTGCCATTTTAATCGGACTTACGGCATTTTTCGTTGCTTCCGAATTTGCCATGGTAAAAATCAGATCGACACGAATCGATCAATTAGTCGCAGAAGGAAATAAAAATGCGATTGCCGCCAAAAAAATTATTTCGAACTTAGATGAATACTTGTCCGCCTGCCAGTTAGGTATTACAGTGACAGCATTGGGATTAGGATGGTTAGGTGAACCAACCGTTGAACACCTGTTGCATCCTTTGTTCGAAAAGCTAAATTTAGATGAGTCTCTTGTAAGCATTCTTTCTTTTACTTTTGCCTTTGTATTGATTACGTTTTTACACGTCGTAGTCGGTGAGTTGGCTCCAAAAACGTTTGCCATTCAGAAAGCAGAATCCATTACAATGTTATGTGCACGTCCTTTAATGTTCTTCTATAAAGTCATGTACCCATTTATTTGGGCATTAAATGGTTCAGCACGTGCATTTACAAAATTGTTTGGCTTTAAGCCGGCATCGGAACATGAAGTGGCTCACAGTGAGGAAGAGCTGCGTATCATCCTTTCGGAAAGTTATGAGAGAGGTGAAATCAATCAGTCTGAATTCAAATATGTAAATAACATTTTTGAATTCGATGACCGGCTTGCCAAAGAGATTATGGTTCCCCGTACAGAAATCGTCAGTGTTTCAAAGGATGACACCATTGAAGACTTCTTAAAAATGGCAAAACATGAAAAATTTACTCGTTATCCTGTTGCTCTTGAAGGAGATAAAGACCACATCATAGGATTGGTCAACATAAAGGAAGTATTAACAGACTGTATTCATGGGATGGATATAAAAGAAAAAACAATTGAATCTTATACGAAGCCAATCATCCAGGTAATTGAATCCATTCCCATCCACAATCTATTACTAAAAATGCAGAAAGAACGTATTCATATGGCCATCTTGATGGATGAATATGGTGGAACAGCCGGGCTTGTAACCGTTGAGGACATTTTGGAGGAAATCGTAGGTGAAATTCAAGATGAGTTCGACATCGATGAAGTACCTGAAGTTCAAAAAGTACAAGAAAATCACTATATTTTTGACTCCAAGGTTTTAATTGATGAAGTGAATGATTTATTGGGAACAAATATTGAAGAAGAAGATATGGATACAATTGGCGGCTGGATGCTCACCCAGAACTTCGATCTTGAAAAAGGTGAATCTGTGGTGTTTGGTGGATATGAGTTTAAGGTACTTGAAAGAGAGGAACACTATATTAAACGAATTGAAGTTTTTCCAACCAAGGTCGATCCTGAGGTTCTACAAGAAACAGAGATAACGTCCTAA
- a CDS encoding IS3 family transposase (programmed frameshift), whose amino-acid sequence MTRARRTFTPEFKAQMVKLYESGKPRKDIISEYNLTPSALDKWVKQSQTSGSFKEKDNRTPEKEELIKLRKENQRLLMENDIFKASCADTRTKVNVIKNNRHKYSISAMCDVLQLPRSTYYYEAKEQSKSDDELTVTIIDIFHKSRQNYGTRKIKHELKKLGKIASRRRIGRIMKENGLVSKYTVAQFKPHVDKCNESKVENVLNREFDQQKELTVVVSDLTYVRVQKNWHYICLFVDLYNREIVGHSAGPNKDAGLVYQALSTIKADLRQIQLFHTDRGNEFKNKTIDEALETFEIKRSLSMKGCPYDNAVAEATFKIIKTEFVKGKYFESLEQLKLELDDYVHWFNHIRIHGTLGYLSPIEYKKEHLKKIV is encoded by the exons ATGACGAGAGCTAGAAGAACATTTACTCCCGAATTTAAAGCTCAAATGGTCAAACTATATGAAAGTGGTAAGCCTAGAAAAGACATTATAAGTGAATACAATTTAACGCCTTCGGCATTAGACAAATGGGTGAAACAGAGCCAAACATCTGGTTCATTTAAAGAGAAGGACAACCGAACACCTGAAAAAGAAGAACTGATCAAGCTTCGTAAAGAAAATCAGCGTTTACTGATGGAGAATGATATTT TTAAAGCAAGCTGCGCTGATACTAGGACGAAAGTAAATGTGATTAAAAATAATCGTCACAAATACTCGATATCAGCAATGTGCGACGTCCTACAACTCCCAAGAAGTACCTATTATTATGAAGCAAAAGAGCAATCTAAATCAGATGATGAACTTACTGTTACCATAATCGATATTTTTCATAAAAGCCGCCAGAACTATGGCACTCGTAAGATAAAACATGAGTTGAAAAAACTCGGTAAAATTGCATCCAGAAGACGTATTGGCCGAATCATGAAAGAAAATGGGCTAGTATCAAAATATACAGTTGCCCAGTTTAAGCCACATGTGGATAAATGTAATGAATCTAAAGTTGAAAATGTGTTGAATAGGGAATTTGATCAACAAAAGGAATTAACGGTTGTAGTCAGTGATTTAACATACGTAAGGGTCCAAAAAAATTGGCATTACATATGTCTATTTGTTGATCTTTACAATAGAGAAATTGTTGGACATAGTGCCGGTCCTAATAAAGATGCTGGACTAGTCTACCAAGCCTTATCAACGATTAAAGCTGATTTAAGACAAATTCAACTATTTCACACAGACCGAGGAAACGAGTTTAAAAACAAGACAATCGATGAAGCTTTAGAAACATTCGAGATTAAACGGTCGTTAAGCATGAAAGGTTGCCCATATGATAACGCAGTAGCCGAAGCCACATTTAAAATTATCAAGACAGAATTTGTAAAAGGTAAATATTTTGAAAGTTTAGAGCAATTAAAATTGGAATTAGATGATTATGTACATTGGTTTAATCATATAAGAATTCACGGAACACTCGGGTATTTAAGCCCTATTGAATACAAAAAGGAACACCTTAAAAAAATTGTCTAG
- a CDS encoding YitT family protein produces the protein MKSKVLEKNLAKRWIFKLQNTGIGINGFLTPYHLLDGGIIGIALILHYYFDYPTGLCMLVLSAPLYLYAWKNERYYFYNSLYGLLLSSLSIDWLSPLRNQFNLSIFFSAILGGTLVGIGIGLMLRYETSTGGTDLIAQILTKWTSWNVGALIFVIDSIVVLLGMGTVGLTSFMFSLVVISIVGVLTSMMVMLPSGSLR, from the coding sequence ATGAAGAGCAAGGTGCTGGAAAAAAATCTTGCAAAACGCTGGATTTTTAAATTGCAAAACACAGGGATAGGCATTAACGGATTTTTGACTCCTTATCACTTGTTAGATGGTGGTATCATTGGCATTGCTTTGATTCTTCACTATTACTTTGATTACCCTACAGGCTTATGTATGCTTGTTTTAAGTGCTCCTCTCTATCTGTACGCTTGGAAAAACGAGCGATATTATTTTTACAATAGCTTATACGGTCTCCTACTCTCATCACTTTCTATTGATTGGCTTTCCCCCTTACGTAATCAGTTTAATCTCTCGATTTTCTTCAGTGCAATTTTGGGAGGAACATTGGTCGGGATCGGTATAGGATTAATGCTGCGTTATGAGACAAGCACAGGTGGAACAGATTTGATCGCCCAGATTTTAACAAAATGGACTTCCTGGAATGTGGGAGCATTAATCTTTGTGATTGATAGTATAGTTGTTCTATTAGGAATGGGGACAGTTGGATTAACATCTTTCATGTTTTCATTAGTAGTGATTTCTATTGTAGGTGTTTTGACTTCCATGATGGTAATGTTACCTTCTGGTTCATTAAGGTAA
- the istB gene encoding IS21-like element helper ATPase IstB yields the protein MRSQIEAYCKELKLGNRIAEHYSSIQAETHEEFLAELLALEVKHRKITRKNRLLKQANFDTFKTFEGYEFGGIELPAKLSIDELKTAAFIDRKENLIMYGGVGTGKTHLATALGVEACNQGKVVKFYRTAALVNELIESKQAGTLHKTISQLEKADLLICDEWGYIPVSREGAQLLFQVVASCYERRSIIITTNLEFSKWNSIFHDERMTTAIIDRLVHHSYLLTFTGPSYRIKNSYMNL from the coding sequence ATGAGAAGCCAAATAGAAGCATACTGTAAAGAACTGAAACTCGGAAACCGAATAGCAGAACATTATTCGAGCATACAAGCAGAAACTCATGAAGAGTTTCTGGCAGAGCTCCTTGCATTGGAGGTAAAGCATCGAAAAATCACTAGAAAAAACCGGTTATTAAAACAGGCCAACTTTGATACCTTTAAGACATTTGAAGGATATGAATTCGGAGGAATAGAACTGCCTGCAAAGCTTTCGATAGACGAATTAAAAACGGCAGCATTCATTGATAGAAAAGAAAATCTAATAATGTATGGAGGTGTTGGAACGGGCAAAACTCATCTGGCGACGGCTCTTGGAGTGGAAGCGTGTAATCAAGGAAAAGTCGTAAAGTTTTATCGAACTGCAGCATTGGTGAATGAATTAATCGAATCAAAACAGGCAGGTACCTTGCATAAAACAATCAGTCAGCTAGAAAAGGCGGATCTCTTAATTTGTGATGAATGGGGCTATATTCCAGTTAGCCGGGAAGGAGCGCAGCTTCTTTTCCAGGTGGTTGCCTCGTGTTATGAGAGGAGAAGTATTATCATTACAACAAATCTTGAATTTAGCAAATGGAACAGTATTTTTCATGATGAGAGAATGACAACTGCAATAATTGACAGACTCGTACATCACAGTTATTTACTTACATTTACCGGACCAAGTTATCGAATAAAAAATTCCTATATGAACCTATAA